The Bacillus sp. Y1 genome includes the window GTAGAGGAAGGTATGTCCATTTATGCGGATTATGATCGTCTTGTGCAAATTCTCATTAATATAACCAAAAATAGCATTCAGTTTACTTCAAATGGAAGTATCTATTTGCGAGGGAAGAATGGAATAAGGGAAACCATTATTGAAATTGAAGATACGGGAATAGGAATCGATCCGATGGAGATTGAGAAAATATGGCATCGTTTTTATAAAGCTGAAATCTCGCGTACATCAAATCCATTTGGAGAGTTTGGGTTAGGCTTGTCGATTGTCAAACAGCTCGTACAGCTTCATAGTGGAAAGATCGAAGTAACGAGTGATAAAGGAAAAGGAACCATATTTACGATTCGTTTTCCCTCAGAATGATTCTAGCAAAAAATAAGCCGCATTAGCGGTTTATTTTTTTTTGCTGAATAAACATAATCTTTCCCTATTATTTCTAACTCTATTAAAGGTTTGTTAATTATTTGTTCATAAATGGGGTCTATGATGTAACTATGAAGCAAGACATAAAGGAGGAGCTTAGGATGAGCGATTTTAATCAATTCCCATCACAATTAGAAACTTCACAAGAATATCATACAGAACCTGTTAAGAAGAAAAAGAAAGGAAGGAAGGTGCAAAGCTTTTTATCAATGGTGGCTGCTGGGGTTGTAGGATCTATGCTTACCATCGTAGCTATTCCTAATATAGACACACTTCAAAATCTCTCTGAGAAGATAAGTGGAGTTACTGGAGAGCAAAACTCCGCTGTGTCTAGTTCAAATGAAAATAATGAGGCAGCAGCTGTAGTGACAACTGCTACATCTACAACTAAAAATTCTGATGATATTGCAGTTGTAGATATGGTTGAAGCATCCTCAAAAGCGATTGTAGGGATTGTCAACTTACAAGAACAAACTAGTCGTTATTCTACTGACACATCAGCTGTTGAGGCAGGGTCAGGGTCAGGTGTCATTTTTAAAGTAACAGGTAATGAGGCTTATATTGTTACAAACAATCACGTGATCGAAGGGGCAAGTGAAATTGAGGTTTCGCTTTATAACGGAGAGAAAGCAAGTGCACAACTAATTGGGGCAGATGCTCTAACTGATTTAGCTGTATTAAAAATTGATTCCAAAGATGTTGAAGGCACACTTGAATTCGGAGATTCTTCCACATTACGTGCTGGAGAAGAGGTACTTGCTATAGGAAATCCACTTGGTCTTGAATTTTCACGTACGGTAACTCAAGGGATTGTAAGTGCAACGGATCGGACGATAGCTGTTACGACTTCTGCAGGAGAATGGGAGCTGAATGTAATCCAGACGGATGCAGCCATTAATCCTGGAAATAGTGGTGGAGCTTTACTCAATTCAAGTGGGCAGGTAATAGGAATTAACTCACTTAAGATCTCAGAGGATGGAGTTGAGGGATTAGGATTCGCGATTCCAAGTAATGACGTAGTACCAATCGTAAACCAACTTATTGAATCTGGCCAAATCACCCGTCCTTATATGGGAGTGAGCTTAGCTGGTCTAGAGGAACTTCCCCAAATGTATCTTCAGGAAGTGCCAGAAACAGTAACAGAAGGTGCAATGGTGATGCAAATCGATTCTAGCTCAGCTGCCGCGAAAGCAGGTTTAGCAGTAGGTGATGTAATCGTTAGTATCGATGACGTGAAGGTAACCAATTCAAATGATTTACGTAAGTATTTATACAATGATCTATCTGTGGGTGATGAAATAACCTTAAAGGTATATAGCAAGGGACAAGAAAAAACGGTCACGATGACTTTAACAGATCAGCAAGCGACAAGTTAATCAAATCTTCGGAGGGATTAGAAATGGACGTTAAAAACAAGATTTTAAATAAACAGGGCATCCAGTTTTACTTG containing:
- a CDS encoding S1C family serine protease, with product MSDFNQFPSQLETSQEYHTEPVKKKKKGRKVQSFLSMVAAGVVGSMLTIVAIPNIDTLQNLSEKISGVTGEQNSAVSSSNENNEAAAVVTTATSTTKNSDDIAVVDMVEASSKAIVGIVNLQEQTSRYSTDTSAVEAGSGSGVIFKVTGNEAYIVTNNHVIEGASEIEVSLYNGEKASAQLIGADALTDLAVLKIDSKDVEGTLEFGDSSTLRAGEEVLAIGNPLGLEFSRTVTQGIVSATDRTIAVTTSAGEWELNVIQTDAAINPGNSGGALLNSSGQVIGINSLKISEDGVEGLGFAIPSNDVVPIVNQLIESGQITRPYMGVSLAGLEELPQMYLQEVPETVTEGAMVMQIDSSSAAAKAGLAVGDVIVSIDDVKVTNSNDLRKYLYNDLSVGDEITLKVYSKGQEKTVTMTLTDQQATS